The Sorex araneus isolate mSorAra2 chromosome 7, mSorAra2.pri, whole genome shotgun sequence nucleotide sequence GCACTGCGGTCTCGGAGGCGCCGGGCAAAGCCAGGGACAGTGCCCCGCCCGGGCTCCTGCTTGACGCCTGTGCTACCCCAATTTCACCAGTCAGGTGCTTCCCACGAGACACTCTTACTGAGCACGGCTGTCTCCAGGCTCCTCGAAACACCCGGAACTGCTGGCCGTCTGTTCTCTGGAGGGGAACACGCGGGCATGGCCGTCTGGGGGCAAGTGCATGTCCGCCCCGGCGTCTCCTCCGGATCCCCTGGACCGAGTGAGCATTTCGGCCGAGTGGCACCGCTCCATGGGGTGGGTCCTGGCTCGAGGGCGGCCGTCAGCCGGGCCCGAGCGCTCCGAAGAATGGGCTCTCCGGAGGTAGCGAGACCGCGGCCTCTCCTCTGCGTCCTGCACACCTCTCCCCCGCCGGCCGCTGCTGCTCTCAGGGTCTGCATGTCCCCACTGAGGAAAGAAACTGCTCCCATCCCCCGAGGAAGAGATGGCACTCGAGTTCTTCTCGGGAAAGACAGTCATTTTACTCGGGAGCGGCTGACCCACCAGCAGTCTTTTTCTGCCAGAAAAACTCCCGCTCATGCTGGCGCTGGAAGCCGTGACTGCAGTAGAGATGGTGGCGTGGCCACTGTCGATAGAGTCCTCCACGGTGGCCACGTCCCTGCTCTGCGGGGAAGCGTGCCGGGACATGAAGGGATGGTCCAGGACCGAAGACAGACTCAGGCGGTCCGCGGGGTTGCGTCGCAGCAGCTGGCGGATGAGGTCCTTGGCCTCTCGCGACAGGAACGCTGGCACTTCGTAGTCGGCCAGCACGACCTTGTTCAGCGTGTTCTTGACGGTGTCCGTGTCAAAGGGCGGCCGCCCAGTGAGCAGCGTGTAGAACATGCAGCCCAGGGACCAGACATCGGACTCGAGGCCGTGGGCGCTCCGGGTGGCGATCTCAGGCGAGATGTAGTTGGGGGTGCCGCAGAGCGTGTAGTGCTTCTCGTGCGGCAGCCGCAGCTGCGTGGCCAGCCCGAAGTCGGCGATCTTGACGTTCATGTTCCGCGTGAGCAGGAGGTTGGAGAGCGTGAGGTCTCGGTGCAGGATGCCGTGGGAGTGCAGGTAGAGCAGGCCGGCGATGATCTGGCGCATGAAGAGCCGAGCTGTGGGGAGGCAGGCACGGAGACACTCGGCTCAGGCTCTGGAGGACAGCTGGACCCAAGGAGACACGCCGGTCGGCTACGCCACCCAGCGCTGGGCGCCGGGAATTCCCTTGAAGACCACCAGGCGCTCCTTCTGGGCTTGTTCTGTCCCCTCCACCGGTTCCACCTCCAGTGAAAGAAGCTACTTTCACTAGAAAGTGGAGGTGACCAGAGCAGCTGCCGAGCACTTAAAGGAGAGGACTATGGTTTGCTTCAAACCATCGTGGGAATTGGGGAATAAGGAGGGCAGACAGAACAACCTGAGTGCGAGCTGAGCGTGGAACGCTGGGGTTCACTAGGGTTCACTAGGCACTCttgaaacaactcaaatgctCTGTTCAGATGTCCGGCCTTCCCTAAATTAAGTGGCTTCAACAGGCATTCatgctatggggctggagcgatagcacagagggtagggtgtttgccttgcacgcggccaagcggggttcgattcccagcatcccatatggtcccctgagcaccaccaggagtaattcctgagtgcaaagccaggagtaacccctgtgcactgccgggtgtgacccaaaatgaaaaaaaaaaggcattcatGCTTGATTTACAAGCTTTATAACCAGCAGTAGCATTCTGCAAAGTGGGTCTCTAAATGTGAAAGGATGTGCACCGTTCTGTGATGAGTCCCCGAGTGGCCTGGAATACTCCTGAGAGGGAGTATGGGCtgtgcacgcaggaggcccagccCGCAGTGAgacctgagctccaccaggcgtggctccaaaacagaatgTTCCCGGGAAAGGCGGTTAAGAAGCTTATCCTTTTACCTTATTTCTGTAATGCTTCAATTACAGGAATAAATGGCTTTTATAATCCTGGGGCCAGGGTTCCCTCTTCTGTTGCCCAAAGTGACAGGAAACATTAAATATCCCGAAGCAGCACATTCTTCACACCTTCACTTAGGCACCCTGACGGGCGGGAGCAGGACCGGCTGCCCGGCTACAGGAGACCTGGGAGCTGGGCTCACCGTTGCCAGGGGCGACGCCAAACACTGGGCGCGGGTGGCCCAAACCGGACAAAAGGCAAACGTTTCTCTACCAAGCAACAATGAAACAAAGTAGCTTACCTTCATTTTCTGAAAAGGGCTTCATTCTGTTTTTCAGATACCTGTTCATTTCTCCATTGTGGCACATCTCTAGGACCAAGTAGACGTAATTGCTGTCTTCAAAATAGTTATAGAGCTGAAACGCCAAACAGCACGGTGAATCACAACAGGCCAACTACAAAGGACACCACGCAGCAGCCCGGGCTCCCCGGCCACTCCTGCCACTCGGACCTCACCTCCAGGATAGAAGGATGCTTCAGCTGGCAGTGTATCTTCACCTCATTCTGGACCCTCTGCACCATGCCCGCTTTGTACATGGCTTTCTTGTCTATCTACAGAGACAGCAGGAGAGACCCGGTGGCCCGGCCTgcccggcggggggcgcgggcagcaCCCGCACCTCCAGGGACAACGCCCGGCCCGGCTGGGTGGACACACCTCACCTTCCCCTAGCGGTGTCCACGGCCGGGCACCGGCCAGGGCCTCCCGCCCCGAGCGCTGCGCCCCGGGCAGGGCCGccagagcggggagggggcggggaccccTTCTTACCATCTTGATGGCCACCTCCAGGCCGGTGTGCAGCGACACGGCCCTGTAGACGCCGGCGAAGGAGCCCTTGCCCAGCAGCTGTCCGACCCTGAAGTcctgcggggcgggcgcgggcggcggtgagcggggcgcgggcggcgcggccgGCATGTCCGGGGGCGCTGACCGCACCGTCCGCGCTGACCGCCCGGCCCGCACTgaccgcccggcccgcccccgccccctggccccggcccccgcccccaggacccGGCCCGCCGCGGCTCCCGCCCGCCTaaccgccgcccgccgccggacgccccgccccgcgcctcaCCTCCACCGCGTCCCCGACGCAGGCCGCCATGCCGGCCCGTCCCGCAGCCCCTGCGCGCCCATCGCCCGCGCTaggcccgcccggccgccccgccgcggccccgACGCCCCCCGAGCCCGGGCCGGCGCCGCCGCGCTCCCATTTCGAAAAACTCCCGCCGGGCGCGGGCGCCGACGTCACCGCGCCGCGCCGGAAGCGCTGGCCGCGCCGGAAGCGGAGGGGCGGGACCggaaggggcggggcggccggAGGCGGCGCTGTTCGCTCGCCTGCCTCTTTCCGGGCCGACCCGGCTCGCGCCCGCGCCGCGGCGACCGGGACCCGCTGGAGCCCCCGCTCGGCCCCGAGCCTGCCCGCCTCCCGGGgtcccgcccggcccgccccgcctccccgccgcccTCGGGCCTCCCGACCCCGCCTGCCCCGCTCCCCCGGGCCTGCCCCGCTCCCCCGGTCCCCGACCCTTCCCCGcgacccccggccctgccccgcttccccggccctgccccgctcCCCCGGCCCCCGACCCTTCCCCGcgacccccggccctgccccgctcccccggccctgccccactCCCTCGGGCCTGCCCCGCTCCCCCGGGCCTGCCCGCGaaccccggccctgccccgctcCCCCGACCCCCGACCCTTCCCCGCGACCCCCGGGCCTGCCCCGCTCCCCCGACCCCCGACCCTTCCCCGCGACCCCCGGGCCTGCCCCGCTCCCCCGGGCCTGCCCTGCtctcccggccctgccccgcttccccggccctgccccgctcCCCCGGGCCTGCCCGCGACCCCCGGGCCTGCCCCGCGACCCCGGGCCCTGCCCCGCTCCCCCGGGCCTGCCCCGCTCCCCCGGTCCTGCCCGCGACCCCCGACCCCTgttcctgccctgctcccccggccctgcccgcgaCCCCCGACCCCTgttcctgccctgctcccccgGTCCTGCCCGCGACCCCCGACCCCTgttcctgccctgctcccccggccctgcccgcgaCCTCTGGCCCTACCCGGGCCTGCGATGCTGTTGGGTTCGGCCCCCCTGCAGCCGGGGGCCCCCAGGCCCTAAGATCTCCGAGCCCCTCTGCGTCCCTGTGGCTCCGAACCTTACGGGTTGCTGCTTCCTGTTTCCGAGGGAAGTGCCCTGGGACTGGGCCTGTTCGGACCCCTGGTACCGGTACCAAGGCCGTGACACCGTGGGCCTCCCCACGCACACTGGGACCGCCTTTCCCTGCCGCCCGTCGCTTGCATTTTCTCACCCGGAGACGTGTTTTCCCTGAGCGGGGccgccggcagtgctcagggacaggtAGCCGCCCTGCCCCGCGTGCAGTGCTCCAGCCCGCTCGGAAAGCGCCTCTAAAgcgcctctttcttttttcttttttgggtcactcctggctcgtgcattcaggaattactcctggtggtgctggggggaccatatgggatgctgggaatcgaacccgggtcagccgcgtgcaaggcaaacgccgtacccccccacacacacactctgctatcgctccagctctcccccccacctccgcaATTTTTTTGTAGACAAGTATTTCAACTCCTTGCATAAATCACTATGGTGTTGTAAAGAGATTTTCCTTTTCCTGGATGGGTAACAGTGTATATAAATGTATTCTTTGGATGTTACTTTGGGGTCACAGGCAGTGCTcccggtattcaggggaccacggGCTGGTGGGAGTCAAGCCCGGGCCCCTGCGTTCCAGTCGTGGGCCCTGGAAGCGCTGTCCACTTCCATTTGTGCGCATTGGCAGAGAGTGCTGGCATTCATCTAACTGGACCGGGCACCTTGAACTTGCCCTCTCTGTGGTCCaacggcctttccttttggcttcCAGGCGGCTCTTCTTCAGCCGCCATCGGGCTGTCCCCTGTGGGTTTACCATGGCTACCTCCCCCTCAGCCTCTTCTGATCCCTTTTTCTCTCCTACTCTAGCTTTATTTGCCTGTTGTGACCCAGAGGGGGTCTGTGCTGTGTCCTGACAGCTGAGCCCCGTTTTCACGTCCCAGGGTCCAGACCGTCTCTTCTGGGCTCTGAGGAACTTAGCACCCGGGGCACCTTCTGTccggggaggggctctggggcaCCAGAGAGGATCACGGGAAGCAGGCATCTCACGCAcaacttggggggggggcacttggGGCCATGCCCTTTGCGGCAGCATACTCACTGCACTGCACTGGCCAGTCTCCCTGGGGAGTGGGGAAATCAAGTCGAGTCTAATTTGTCCTGGTTTTGCTTTGTGCCGCACCCGGTGGCCCATGCATGGAGCACGTGCTTCAGTGCCGGAGCTGTTGCCTGCGCCCCACGGTGCGTGCTGGACCCTGACCGCAGCAGCCCAGCAGCGCCCGGCCCCCTAGCACAAGGAGAATGGGCTGGTCGGATTCCAGCTGCCAACAGTGACAGTCAGAGCTGCACGTACAaaaattcttttgtgttttttttttctttttgggtcacacccagtgatgctcaggggtcactcctggctttgcactcaggaattactcctggcggtgcttggaggaccatatggatgccggggatcgaacccgggtcggccgcgtccaaggcaaatgacctacccactgtgctatcgctccggccccgcaaaaattcttttaattatggagaaaggaaaaaatggcTTGATGCCATATTGTTGATTTTACAATGGTGATTTCATCAGAGGGTCTATGTACTGTGGCACGCACAAAGGCGTCATTCCACCGAACACGGACAGGGCGCTTCTCAGGTGTGCTTCCTTCCGAGACTCCAAGCAAAGGAAATTTCTTCCAGGGGAAGAATCCCGAAAGGTTATATAGTGTCCTGAGCCAGTTCCCATTGCCAGTACAATGtaacctctgcactcagggataggCCAGGTGATTGCAGGAGCACTTCATAAACTCTAGGTCTGGAAAGCAAAGTTGaggaaatgctttaaaaaaagttgggggctgtcctgccacagaggtggggtgcagtggggagggatggggtgagagggtgggagggatactgggaacattggtggaggggactgggcactggtggagggatataagcaaaatgcaaacatgaaagttcacacgTTTGTAACTCAAGGTGATttgctaataaaattttaaaaaaattggggctgaaacaatagtacagtgagtagccatttgccttgcatgtggctgacccaggttcaatccctggcatcccatatggtcccccaactaccgagtaccaccaggagtcaaatcattcctgagcacagagccaggagtaagccctgagcactgccaggtgtggccccgaatcGAAACAAAGATGCAGCATAATACTTTTATGTAACCAGAAAGAATTCTAGCAAAGAATTACAGCTATTTTCAATTTCAGGcccttgttatttttattaaaaaacaagggatcttggggctggagtgatagcacagcgggtagggcgtttgccttgcacgcggctgacctgggttcaaatcccagcatcccatatggtcccctgagcaccaccaggggtaattgctgagtgcatgagccaggagtgacccctgtgcattgctgggtatgacccaaaagcaaaaaaaacaaaaacaaaaaaaacgagGGATCTTGgcatatgcaaaataatttttaaaaacctcttttgggggctggagcgatagaacagccgataaggagtttgccttgcacgtggctgacctgggttctattcccagtatcccataaggtcccccgagcatcgccaggagtaatttgagtgcagagccaggagtaacccctgagcatcaccaggtgtgacccaaaaaagcaacaaaatgaacaacaaaaaagaaaaccctttttTGGTCCAGAATGCTTTAAGTACTGagatcagaaaattaaaaaaaaaaaagttactgaagATACTTTATGTGGAGGCTTGTTATAATGTGGCTTTCCAAGCATGAATGCAAAATTTATCGGAGCCCCCAAGCAGTCCTCAGGGGCCTCCAGCGGCCACGACCAACCGGCAGGTCAGGCCCGTGCAGTGCCGAGTGTCTGGCAGCGCTGTGGGCATTAAAATACAAAGATCTGATGTCCAGGAAACAAAGCCCATGAGATTTGCTATCAAGGTGACAGGgtcggggctgaagcaatagcacagcgggtagggcgtttgccttgcatgtggccgacccggtttcgattcccagcatcccatatggtcccccgagcaccgccgggtaattcctgagtgcagagccaggagtaacccctgagaatcgctgggtgtgacccaaaaaaaaaggtgacaGGGTCGCCATGTGATGGCTTTAAAAAGAACATGAGACAAAAGCCCGAAACAACAGTACAAGGTAAAATGCACTTGAGGAAATGAGGGCTGCGTGGAAGATGTGGAATCAGACTGATGTCTCCGGGGTGTGGCGAGGCCTCCCTCCAGCCGGCCTGTTCCGGGGGGACAGGAGACCCCCAGCAGACGGGTCCCCAGAGCTGTCCCGTGTCACCAGGCGCCCCTCCGAGACACCTGCGCATGACGCCGTACAGCTCCCCGGGCCAGGGGAGCCGTGCAGCGGCGAGAACGCCTGTCTGGCACCTGCTTGAGGTCTGGACTCACACCCCTGGGCCCGGGGCTGACTCCAGCACAGGAGAAAACTCCCTGCGAGCTGCATTAAATGTTGCTCCTTTTTATCCCAAAGATTATGTTCCTCTGGGATTTAAGTTGAAATTATATCTTAGATTAATCAGATGGACATAAAGCAAGgtaggtatttttttgtttgacttggcttttggggtcacacagggtgatgctcagagattactcatgcTCTGCTCTCATGAattacccgtggcagtgctcgggggactatgtgggatgccagggatcgaatccgggttggccacatgcaaggcaagagctccacccgctgtactgtcactccagtccccaagtaAGGTAGGTTTAAACCAGTTTTCCTTTTGACCAGAAAGGGCCCGGGCTGGCATGCAGGGCTGCACACtcggacccccccaccccccgtctgtACCACCCAGCGGGCCCGGCCAGCCGGTGAGCCTCTCTGCACCAGATTAAAAGGGACTGACTTGTGATGAGTGGGACTTGGACACACTGTAGGGAGAGTGATGTCTTTGAAAACCaaaccttggggccggagcgatagcacagcaggtagggcatttgccttgcatgcggccgacgcgcgttcaatctctgacatcccttctggtccccgaaacaccaccaccaggagtaattcctttttttttgcttttttgggtcacacccggcaatgtacaggggttacctcctggctttgcactcaggagttactcctggcgttgctcaggggaccatatgggatgctgggaatcgaacccgggtcggccgcgtgcaaggcaaatgccctacccgctgtgctattgctccagccccatccaggagtaattcctgagtgcaaagccaggagtaacccctgaacatcgctgggtgtgacccaaaaagcaaaaaacaaaaacaaaaacaaacaacaacaaccaactTACAAGCATCCCAGCTGATGTCATTTGAAAAATCAATGTGATCAGATTCTAAACTTTAATTGTATCAAAGTAGTTAGATATGCCTCTTAAGTTTTACAGAATCAAATGTCACAAAAACGAATTTGACCTTGTAACTCCAAATTTCCAAATTTAACCACAAAGTAATGATTATTTTAGAATTAAGGATTTTGTTGTAAAATGCTTACAGGTTAGAAAGTGAAGCTgtatatttttatccatttaatGATCAGTTCTAAATCTGTGACCTATAAAATGTCATGGCTTTAATTATTACGAAGTATCTAATACCAACTATTAAAAGTGACACAAATCACAGTGGCTCTGTAAGTCgacttttgtgtgtggggggggtgggggagtggtttGGGGCATTCGTGGCTTCCACCTTGCTTCTGTGC carries:
- the PLK4 gene encoding serine/threonine-protein kinase PLK4, which produces MAACVGDAVEDFRVGQLLGKGSFAGVYRAVSLHTGLEVAIKMIDKKAMYKAGMVQRVQNEVKIHCQLKHPSILELYNYFEDSNYVYLVLEMCHNGEMNRYLKNRMKPFSENEARLFMRQIIAGLLYLHSHGILHRDLTLSNLLLTRNMNVKIADFGLATQLRLPHEKHYTLCGTPNYISPEIATRSAHGLESDVWSLGCMFYTLLTGRPPFDTDTVKNTLNKVVLADYEVPAFLSREAKDLIRQLLRRNPADRLSLSSVLDHPFMSRHASPQSRDVATVEDSIDSGHATISTAVTASSASMSGSFSGRKRLLVGQPLPSKMTVFPEKNSSAISSSGDGSSFFPQWGHADPESSSGRRGRGVQDAEERPRSRYLRRAHSSERSGPADGRPRARTHPMERCHSAEMLTRSRGSGGDAGADMHLPPDGHARVFPSREQTASSSGCFEEPGDSRAHSSHLCPGKTPFSFPHQTSQTEMVPQWFGNLQISDPSAWEKAEAPADAPPARPLHSGKCPTVFPGQPEAPLRGSPPGPQRSSLHSVACPLTAHRLKPIRQKTKKAVVSILDSEEVCVELLKESAGQEYVKEVLQISSDGARITIYYPNDGRGFPLTDRPPSPPANTSSFHFDSLPEKYWRKYQYASRFVQLVRSKSPKITYFTRYAKCILMENSPGADFEVWFYDGAKIHKKEAVVQVTEKTGSTHSLPGGCAPHGLPEGLRSYLEHANESHRLCLALEAAISEEERTSGGASFFPIIVGRRPGSASSPQAASPPLPPVQPAGPGRGSGAPAGTQATAPRPPALRDEAPGLRAAASGTDTSSPAPAQLLKSVFVENVGWATQLASGAVWVQFNDGSQLLAQAGVSSVSYTSPSGQTTRYGENERLPECIRQKLQCLSSILLMFSGPAPGAL